A portion of the Hymenobacter gelipurpurascens genome contains these proteins:
- a CDS encoding alkene reductase, which produces MSHNTKLFTLVQVGALTLPNRFAMAPMTRSRATNEATVPTESVVKYYVQRASAGLIITEGSQVSPQGVGYINTPGIYTEEQVAGWKKVTDAVHAAGGRIFIQLWHVGRVSHPFFHNGELPVGPSAIKPEGAKAFTGQGFEDVPAPRSLELREIPGVVDQFRQAARNAKLAGFDGAEIHGANGYLLDQFIQDGSNQRTDEYGGSVENRSRFALEVVRAVVDELGADRVGIRLSPQGSASIQDSDPVKTFSYLTEQLNQFNLAYLHVIEALPGHPMAQPKAPAVAAHLRKIFNGTFILNGGYTQETAEEALANNEADIIAFGVPFIANPDLVERFRIGAALNTPDPSTFYVPGDKGYIDYPSLQDQGVDVKEPVDYQNN; this is translated from the coding sequence ATGAGCCACAACACCAAGTTATTTACGCTTGTGCAAGTGGGCGCGCTTACGTTGCCCAACCGCTTTGCTATGGCTCCCATGACCCGCAGCCGGGCCACCAACGAGGCCACCGTTCCCACCGAATCAGTGGTAAAATATTACGTGCAGCGCGCATCAGCCGGCCTGATTATCACGGAAGGTTCGCAGGTATCGCCCCAGGGCGTGGGCTATATCAACACTCCTGGTATTTACACGGAGGAGCAGGTAGCTGGTTGGAAAAAAGTAACGGATGCGGTGCACGCTGCTGGTGGCCGCATTTTCATTCAGCTCTGGCACGTAGGCCGGGTATCGCACCCATTCTTCCATAATGGGGAGCTGCCGGTAGGTCCCTCTGCCATTAAGCCCGAAGGCGCCAAGGCCTTCACCGGCCAGGGCTTTGAAGATGTACCTGCGCCGCGCTCCTTGGAGCTGAGAGAAATTCCGGGAGTAGTAGACCAGTTCCGTCAGGCAGCCCGTAACGCCAAGCTGGCCGGCTTTGATGGCGCGGAAATCCACGGCGCCAACGGTTACCTGCTCGATCAGTTCATTCAGGATGGCTCCAACCAGCGCACCGACGAGTACGGCGGTAGCGTAGAAAACCGCTCCCGCTTTGCACTGGAAGTGGTGCGAGCCGTGGTAGACGAGCTGGGTGCCGACCGCGTGGGCATCCGCCTCTCGCCGCAGGGCAGCGCCAGCATCCAGGATTCCGATCCGGTGAAAACCTTCAGCTACCTCACCGAGCAGCTGAACCAGTTCAACCTGGCCTACCTGCACGTAATTGAGGCCCTGCCCGGTCACCCAATGGCGCAACCGAAGGCGCCGGCCGTAGCGGCGCACTTGCGCAAAATTTTCAACGGTACCTTTATCCTGAACGGTGGCTACACCCAAGAAACCGCTGAAGAAGCCCTGGCCAACAACGAAGCCGACATAATTGCTTTCGGCGTGCCGTTCATCGCCAACCCCGACCTGGTAGAGCGTTTCCGCATCGGGGCCGCCCTCAACACCCCCGACCCCAGCACGTTCTACGTGCCCGGCGACAAAGGCTACATCGACTACCCCTCCCTGCAAGACCAGGGCGTAGACGTAAAAGAGCCCGTTGATTACCAGAACAACTAG
- a CDS encoding PA14 domain-containing protein — MVSLSFYRAGLTTALLLISGLALAQHQPGTGLRGQYYGGKNFETLVLTRTDPGIDFNWTIGPNGDHFVSPGPGVPGEYFSVRWAGHIYAPVTGLYTFQIATDDGMRVWIGGKKVLDSWRNQPATISTAHLKMKAGGYYAVRVEYYQSDRDSKAQLAWQLPEVMNQPQPIPSANLYENIPANVLMMVEAKPKPAPAVAVAPVKTPAAPLAPSSRRMVATPPAVAPRVARRARPVVVPKPAPLKSVAPDTTPVNLPDVASLSKGAAVTLPNLYFTQSTATLLPSSRPTLNALARTLREQPTMQLEIAGHTDNVGEAALNLRLSEQRARVVRQYLVQQGIDSVRLTARGYGGARPVADNRDPQLRPRNRRVEVVVQ, encoded by the coding sequence ATGGTTTCTTTATCTTTTTATCGTGCAGGCCTGACGACTGCTTTACTGCTAATAAGTGGCCTAGCGCTGGCGCAGCATCAGCCCGGCACTGGCCTACGCGGGCAATACTACGGGGGCAAGAACTTTGAGACGTTAGTGCTGACGCGCACTGACCCAGGTATTGACTTTAACTGGACTATCGGCCCTAACGGCGACCATTTTGTGTCGCCGGGGCCAGGCGTGCCGGGCGAGTATTTTTCGGTGCGCTGGGCCGGGCACATCTACGCGCCGGTAACGGGGCTTTACACCTTCCAGATTGCCACCGATGACGGCATGCGCGTCTGGATTGGCGGTAAGAAAGTGCTGGACTCCTGGCGCAATCAGCCCGCTACCATCTCCACGGCGCACCTCAAAATGAAAGCTGGCGGTTACTACGCGGTGCGGGTAGAGTATTATCAATCTGACCGGGACTCTAAGGCTCAACTGGCGTGGCAACTGCCAGAGGTGATGAATCAGCCCCAGCCAATTCCGAGCGCCAATCTGTATGAGAACATACCGGCCAATGTTTTAATGATGGTAGAAGCTAAGCCTAAGCCGGCGCCTGCTGTGGCGGTAGCGCCGGTTAAAACGCCTGCAGCTCCCTTAGCGCCCAGCTCCCGAAGAATGGTTGCAACACCACCTGCAGTAGCTCCACGGGTAGCACGCCGCGCTAGGCCAGTCGTTGTCCCAAAGCCTGCGCCTTTAAAATCCGTAGCGCCAGATACCACACCTGTTAACCTCCCGGACGTGGCAAGTCTCAGCAAAGGGGCGGCCGTGACGCTGCCCAACCTCTACTTCACGCAAAGCACCGCGACCTTGCTGCCCAGCTCCCGCCCCACCCTGAACGCCTTGGCCCGCACCCTGCGCGAGCAGCCCACCATGCAGCTGGAAATTGCCGGCCACACCGATAATGTGGGCGAAGCGGCCCTAAACCTGCGCCTCTCCGAGCAGCGCGCCCGCGTGGTGCGGCAGTACCTGGTGCAACAGGGCATCGACTCGGTGCGGCTTACGGCCCGCGGCTACGGCGGCGCTAGGCCAGTGGCCGATAACCGCGACCCGCAGCTACGTCCCCGCAACCGCCGCGTGGAAGTGGTAGTGCAGTAG